In one Roseburia intestinalis L1-82 genomic region, the following are encoded:
- a CDS encoding recombinase family protein codes for MIESKSRVAIYCRLSEEDRNKQSETDDSNSIQNQKSMLLQYSLEHGWEVYNIYSDDDYTGSDRRRPEFNRLLEDAKNRKFDIVLCKTQSRFTRELELVEKYIHGLFPIWGIRFISIVDNADTANKGNKKSRQINGLVNEWYLEDMSENIKSVLTDRRKNGHHIGAFALYGYKKDPDVKGHLIIDEEAAEVVREVFTLFSQGYGKTAIARMLNDRGIPNPTEYKRLHGLRYKQPKTKNSTLWKYFAISDMLVNEIYIGNMVQGKYGSVSYKTKQNKPRPKDEWYRVEGTHEPIIDRELWDRVQALVAQKAKPFTVGTIGLFARKARCMNCGYTMRSSKNHGKHYLQCSNRHVAKDACIGSFISVDKLEKAVIDELNKLSAEYLDKDELEQNVQFNNDLRGQKEALETEIAAYQKKIAEYTKGIRELYLDKVKGILSELDYLDLSKDFSTQKERLEKLMIDTQKQLDVIERKMLIGDNRRQLIEQYTNLEHLDRETVEKLIDYVLVGKKDPVTKEVPIEIHWNF; via the coding sequence ATGATAGAATCAAAATCAAGAGTTGCTATTTATTGCCGCTTATCAGAGGAAGATAGAAACAAACAATCAGAAACAGACGACAGTAACAGTATTCAGAATCAAAAGTCAATGTTACTTCAATACTCATTAGAGCATGGTTGGGAAGTCTACAACATATACAGTGATGATGATTACACTGGTTCTGACAGACGACGACCAGAATTTAACAGGTTGTTGGAGGACGCAAAGAATCGTAAATTTGATATTGTCCTTTGTAAGACACAATCCAGATTTACCAGAGAACTAGAATTAGTGGAAAAATATATCCACGGTCTTTTTCCTATTTGGGGTATTCGCTTCATCAGCATTGTTGATAATGCAGATACCGCTAATAAAGGAAATAAGAAATCAAGACAGATTAACGGTCTGGTGAATGAGTGGTACTTGGAGGATATGTCAGAGAACATTAAAAGCGTTCTCACTGACAGAAGAAAGAACGGACACCATATCGGTGCTTTTGCTCTGTATGGTTACAAAAAAGACCCTGACGTAAAAGGACATTTGATTATTGATGAAGAAGCTGCGGAAGTTGTCAGAGAAGTTTTTACACTGTTTTCACAGGGATATGGAAAGACCGCCATTGCCCGTATGCTGAATGACAGAGGAATACCAAACCCTACGGAATACAAACGACTTCATGGTTTGCGTTACAAGCAGCCTAAAACGAAAAACAGTACCCTATGGAAATATTTTGCCATATCAGATATGTTGGTGAATGAAATCTATATCGGGAATATGGTTCAAGGGAAATATGGCAGCGTTTCTTATAAGACAAAGCAAAACAAACCCAGACCCAAAGACGAGTGGTACAGAGTTGAGGGTACACATGAGCCGATTATTGACCGTGAGTTATGGGATAGGGTTCAAGCATTGGTAGCTCAAAAGGCAAAACCTTTCACAGTTGGCACAATCGGTTTATTTGCCAGAAAAGCTCGCTGTATGAATTGTGGTTATACAATGCGTTCGTCAAAGAATCATGGTAAGCATTATTTACAATGCTCTAACCGCCATGTAGCAAAGGACGCTTGTATAGGTTCTTTCATTTCAGTAGACAAATTAGAAAAAGCTGTGATTGATGAACTTAATAAGTTATCCGCAGAATATCTTGACAAAGATGAGCTTGAACAAAATGTGCAATTCAACAATGACTTGCGAGGTCAAAAAGAAGCTCTGGAAACGGAGATTGCTGCTTATCAAAAAAAGATTGCGGAATATACAAAAGGAATCCGAGAATTATATTTAGATAAGGTAAAGGGTATTCTTTCCGAACTTGATTACTTGGATTTATCCAAAGACTTCTCAACACAAAAAGAAAGGCTCGAAAAACTGATGATTGATACGCAGAAACAGCTTGATGTTATTGAAAGAAAAATGCTGATTGGCGACAACAGACGACAGTTAATCGAGCAATATACAAATCTTGAACACTTAGACAGGGAAACGGTTGAAAAGCTGATTGATTATGTATTGGTTGGCAAAAAAGACCCTGTAACTAAGGAAGTACCTATTGAAATACATTGGAATTTCTAG
- a CDS encoding RNA polymerase sigma factor: MKPSSFENAIRLQFDCLARKVIGRTVKNYNKELARRAKHEISFCEIPELELNQLGVSDEYSLEFTSFDVFGTEVRVYDEKLCEAIKKLSERRRNVVLMFYFLELPDAEIAEILDISRNSVYRNRMCSLKLIRDMYEEEL; the protein is encoded by the coding sequence ATGAAACCTTCTTCATTTGAGAACGCTATAAGACTTCAATTTGACTGTCTGGCTCGTAAGGTGATTGGCAGAACTGTAAAGAACTACAACAAAGAACTTGCCAGACGTGCAAAGCATGAAATATCTTTCTGTGAAATACCAGAGCTGGAATTAAACCAGTTGGGTGTATCGGACGAATACTCGCTTGAATTTACTTCCTTTGATGTGTTCGGTACAGAAGTTCGTGTCTATGATGAGAAATTATGTGAAGCAATCAAAAAATTAAGTGAAAGACGACGCAATGTTGTGTTGATGTTCTACTTTCTGGAATTACCAGACGCAGAAATCGCAGAGATTTTGGATATTTCCAGAAACTCTGTTTATAGAAACAGAATGTGTTCACTAAAGCTCATTAGAGATATGTACGAGGAGGAATTATAA
- a CDS encoding helix-turn-helix domain-containing protein, translated as MNEYLVSQLRKGRLDKGLKQSDVSKETGIKNTTLSNYENGVTEPDMDTFLTLCELYELDFVSLMEEAYGIKVPGKNFHIKPSEMELLEKYNALDEHGKEMVDFTLEKEYERSIAEKKKSDNIVPMAVKESSDYELNAAHADDYMGAPDELKTAEEKMLDEDF; from the coding sequence ATGAATGAATACCTTGTATCTCAATTAAGAAAGGGACGTTTAGACAAAGGCTTAAAGCAAAGTGATGTGTCCAAAGAAACTGGCATTAAAAATACCACATTAAGTAATTATGAAAACGGTGTGACAGAACCAGATATGGATACATTTTTAACACTATGTGAGTTATACGAATTAGATTTTGTGTCTTTAATGGAGGAAGCATATGGAATAAAAGTTCCAGGCAAGAATTTTCATATCAAGCCATCTGAAATGGAATTGTTAGAAAAATATAATGCTCTCGACGAACATGGCAAAGAAATGGTAGATTTCACACTGGAAAAAGAATATGAGCGCTCTATTGCAGAAAAGAAGAAGTCCGACAATATTGTCCCTATGGCGGTTAAAGAATCTTCTGATTATGAGCTTAATGCCGCGCACGCCGACGATTACATGGGTGCACCGGATGAATTAAAAACAGCAGAAGAAAAAATGCTTGATGAAGATTTCTAG
- a CDS encoding helix-turn-helix domain-containing protein: protein MELKDFIDKSGLKQKAIAEKSGVPEVRLCLILQGKRKCEVGEYASICDALGVKVDRFIRKSSHMPDKTK, encoded by the coding sequence ATGGAATTGAAAGACTTCATTGATAAGTCTGGACTAAAGCAAAAAGCAATCGCCGAAAAGTCTGGTGTGCCAGAGGTTCGGTTATGCTTAATTCTTCAGGGAAAAAGAAAATGTGAGGTAGGAGAGTATGCAAGCATCTGTGATGCCCTAGGAGTAAAGGTTGACAGATTTATCAGAAAAAGCTCCCATATGCCTGACAAAACAAAATGA
- a CDS encoding restriction endonuclease: MKCPNCGAEGNGKFCEYCGCELPRNTPDTILNNQTNSTVINNYYSAPQQTPTPNQTVSRPYIQAPAVSGKNQTVALVLCIFLGFFGAHYFYVGKAKIGILYLLTMGLFGIGWLVDIFRIATGSFKDSSGLCLKKAVSSSHTPTTYSSSTTVTSARTMDLNKPYDNMDGHEFEYFCGDLLKKNEFSNVEVTRGSGDQGIDIIAYKDGVKYGIQCKCYSQNIGNKAVQEAFAGKTFYDCHVAAVLTNQYFTRSAKELAEHNGVLLWDRDKLQELIEKANNTQ, translated from the coding sequence ATGAAATGTCCAAATTGTGGAGCTGAAGGAAATGGGAAATTTTGTGAATACTGTGGTTGTGAGTTACCGCGAAACACCCCTGACACCATATTAAATAACCAAACCAATAGTACCGTAATTAATAATTACTACTCTGCACCACAGCAAACACCAACACCCAATCAAACTGTCAGCCGTCCTTATATACAGGCTCCTGCCGTCAGTGGGAAAAACCAGACAGTTGCACTTGTATTGTGTATATTTCTCGGTTTTTTTGGTGCTCATTATTTTTATGTTGGAAAAGCTAAAATAGGAATTTTATATCTTCTCACCATGGGTTTATTTGGAATTGGTTGGCTCGTAGATATATTTAGAATCGCAACTGGTTCTTTTAAAGATAGCTCGGGATTATGCTTAAAAAAAGCTGTTTCCTCATCTCATACCCCCACTACTTATAGTTCATCCACAACAGTTACATCTGCAAGGACGATGGATTTGAACAAACCATATGATAATATGGATGGTCATGAGTTTGAATATTTTTGTGGTGATCTATTAAAGAAAAATGAATTTTCAAATGTTGAAGTCACAAGAGGAAGTGGCGATCAAGGTATTGATATTATTGCTTATAAAGATGGGGTAAAATATGGTATCCAATGCAAATGCTATTCCCAAAACATAGGCAATAAAGCGGTACAAGAAGCGTTTGCCGGCAAAACCTTTTATGATTGCCATGTTGCCGCTGTATTAACTAATCAGTATTTTACCAGAAGTGCAAAAGAACTGGCAGAACATAACGGTGTCTTACTTTGGGATAGAGATAAGTTACAGGAATTAATTGAAAAAGCAAATAATACTCAATAA
- a CDS encoding recombinase family protein, translating into MPNTESFTVNEILVYLRKSRSDSPDMSVEEVLRKHEEMIQQYASTHFHSPIPEKNIFREVVSGETIDSRPQMKNLLKMIESEQFKAVLVVEPQRLSRGDLEDCGRLINILRYTNTTVLTLTHSFNLQEEYERKFFEMEITRGNDYLEYTKRILKRGREASVAKGNYIGSVDPYGYKKTVIKKDGVTCHTLEIIPEEANTVKLIHELYAYTPEGIGFTNIAHKLDAMHIKPKKAAHWTPAIISSILCNPLYLGMVRWNNRKVVKYINEGQLAKARPQNTEAKYYKGLHEPIITQELYDTCMARRGTNPSLRRNKELCNPFAGLLYCGTCGHAMSLKIYKNHNSVSQMMLCNHQAYCHTKSVLYSAFLRRFMSSMEDTLNDFELAQKSDDGRAQAISKTIVVNLENKLKKLNEKDARQKDAYEDGIYSKEEFLKRNVRTQQDIASTIIALEDARAKKADIVDYEEKIRRFKDCLHALNDPELSAAEKNRFLKSCVDKILYYNNMESKAGIGRYIENVFSLEIQYK; encoded by the coding sequence ATGCCAAACACCGAATCATTCACTGTAAATGAAATCTTAGTCTATCTCCGCAAGTCCCGGTCCGACAGCCCGGATATGTCCGTGGAGGAAGTTCTCCGCAAGCATGAGGAAATGATCCAGCAATATGCCTCCACGCACTTCCACTCTCCGATCCCGGAGAAGAACATCTTCCGCGAGGTCGTCTCCGGCGAGACGATCGATTCCAGGCCACAGATGAAAAATCTGCTGAAAATGATCGAGTCCGAGCAGTTCAAGGCAGTCCTTGTTGTGGAGCCACAGCGTTTGTCCCGCGGTGATCTTGAGGACTGCGGCAGGCTGATCAATATTCTCCGGTATACAAATACAACGGTTCTCACACTCACGCACTCTTTCAACCTGCAGGAAGAATATGAGCGCAAGTTTTTTGAAATGGAGATCACCAGGGGCAATGACTACCTGGAATACACCAAGCGTATCTTAAAGCGCGGGCGTGAGGCTTCTGTTGCCAAAGGGAATTATATCGGCTCTGTGGACCCATACGGCTATAAGAAAACCGTCATAAAGAAAGACGGTGTCACCTGCCACACGTTAGAAATTATCCCGGAGGAAGCCAATACGGTAAAACTGATCCATGAACTTTACGCTTACACACCGGAGGGTATCGGCTTTACAAACATTGCGCACAAGCTGGACGCCATGCATATTAAGCCAAAGAAAGCCGCTCACTGGACACCGGCGATCATCAGCTCGATCTTATGCAACCCGCTCTATCTTGGCATGGTCCGGTGGAACAACCGGAAAGTCGTAAAATACATTAACGAAGGACAGTTGGCAAAAGCGCGCCCTCAAAACACTGAGGCGAAATATTATAAAGGGCTGCATGAGCCTATCATCACCCAGGAATTATACGATACCTGCATGGCGAGACGCGGGACCAATCCGAGCCTGCGCAGGAACAAAGAGCTCTGCAATCCGTTTGCCGGTCTGCTCTACTGTGGCACCTGCGGCCATGCCATGTCACTTAAAATCTACAAAAATCACAATTCCGTCTCTCAGATGATGCTCTGCAACCATCAGGCTTACTGCCATACCAAATCCGTGCTCTATTCTGCCTTTTTAAGGCGTTTTATGTCTTCTATGGAAGATACTCTGAATGACTTTGAATTGGCACAGAAATCGGATGACGGCAGGGCGCAGGCAATCAGTAAAACGATCGTGGTCAATCTGGAAAACAAACTGAAAAAGCTGAATGAAAAAGACGCCAGGCAAAAAGATGCTTACGAGGACGGGATCTATTCCAAAGAAGAGTTTTTAAAGCGGAATGTTAGGACACAGCAGGATATCGCATCCACGATCATTGCATTAGAGGACGCCAGGGCAAAGAAAGCCGACATTGTTGATTATGAGGAAAAGATAAGACGTTTTAAGGACTGTCTCCATGCCCTGAATGATCCGGAGCTGTCAGCAGCCGAGAAGAACCGGTTCTTAAAATCCTGTGTTGACAAAATTTTATATTATAATAATATGGAGTCAAAAGCAGGGATCGGGCGATACATAGAGAACGTTTTTTCCCTGGAAATTCAATATAAATAA
- a CDS encoding ImmA/IrrE family metallo-endopeptidase, with product MTYEELLIEADANNLTVKEKPLPISKGRIKGNRIAIRKDMTETEKACVLAEELGHYYTAVGNILDQSSIENRKQEMQGRILAYNKQVGLRGIIDAYLHNCKNLFETAEYLGVTEEFLNDSLTYYTNKYGVCTQVDNYVIFFQPNIGVMELI from the coding sequence ATGACATATGAAGAACTTCTTATAGAAGCAGATGCAAACAATCTCACTGTAAAGGAAAAGCCGCTTCCAATCAGTAAGGGGCGAATTAAGGGCAATCGAATTGCTATACGAAAAGACATGACTGAAACAGAAAAAGCCTGTGTACTAGCAGAAGAGCTCGGACATTATTATACTGCCGTTGGTAACATCCTTGACCAATCTTCCATAGAAAACCGAAAGCAGGAAATGCAAGGTAGGATCCTTGCTTATAATAAACAGGTTGGTCTTCGCGGTATCATCGATGCATATTTGCACAACTGCAAAAACCTGTTTGAAACAGCAGAATATCTTGGAGTTACCGAAGAGTTTTTAAACGACAGCCTAACATACTACACAAATAAATACGGTGTATGCACACAGGTTGATAATTATGTTATATTTTTTCAACCGAATATAGGAGTTATGGAATTAATCTAA
- a CDS encoding helix-turn-helix domain-containing protein: protein MMKSTKKCPLFSTISLAADGDEVAIEKILNHYDAYISKASLRPFYDEHGNMYIVVDMELKGRIRAALIKAILGFEVRVK from the coding sequence ATGATGAAGTCTACAAAAAAGTGTCCTCTATTCTCCACAATCAGTTTAGCTGCTGATGGCGACGAAGTGGCAATAGAGAAAATTTTAAATCACTATGACGCTTACATATCAAAAGCAAGTTTACGCCCGTTCTATGATGAACACGGAAATATGTATATTGTGGTCGATATGGAACTGAAAGGCAGAATTAGAGCTGCCCTTATTAAAGCAATTCTAGGTTTTGAAGTCAGAGTGAAATAA